The genomic interval GTCCGCAGGTCGATACGACCATAAAACATTATATCGTTAAAACCCGTGCCATTGAGCAGATGAAGCATCTGCTGAATCATCTCAAACCTAATGAAGACTATTATCTGGATCAGTTTTATCTGGAGTTGAATCATCATGAATGAAAATCTGATTGATATCTATATCATGGGCGAGCACCACCAGGTGCCCGATTCCCTGACCATTCTGCAGGCACTGGAATATGCCGGTTACCGCCTCACCCGTGGCGTGGGATGCCGTGGCGGTTTCTGTGGTGCCTGTGCAACAGTATACCGGGTAAATGGCGATTACCATCTGAAATTCGCCCTTGCCTGTCAGACAAAGGTTGAACCGAATATGCAGCTGGCAATGATTCCGTTCTTTCCCGCACACCGGCCGCGCTACCGGCTGTCAGAACTCAAAGGCACCGCCCAGGAGGTGCTGGATATCTACCCGGAGCTGCTGCGCTGTTATGGCTGTAATACCTGCACCAAATCCTGCCCGCAGGATATCGATGTTCTCGGTTATGTCTCAGCACTACTGCGTGGGGAACTTGCCAGTGCGGCTGACATCTCATTTGACTGCATCATGTGCGGATTGTGTGTCAGCCGCTGTCCGGCAGAACTGGTGAAGCATCATGCTGCACTCCTCTGCCGGCGGATCTACGGAAGCCGGCTTGCGCCCCGTTCCGCCCATCTGAATCAGCGAATTGCCGAAATCCGGGCGGGCAAATTCAAGGCGGAGCTGGAACAGCTGAAAAATATGGACCGGAAGCGGCTGCAGGAGCTTTATGCTGCCCGTGAAGTCGAACCCGAGGAGTAAAAGATGAGTTATCCTTCCCCTCTTGAGGAGCTGGTGCGGCGGGTGAATCAGACCCGTGAACAGCGGCTGAAACAGAACTTCCCCCGGCTCAGCGCTGAGGAAAAACAGGCACTGCTGGAACAATTTCATCCCGACTACCGCACTGATACATTCACCACCATCCAGGTCGGACCAAATGCCGGTGACCGTACCCCTCGTGAACTCGCCAGTCTCATTGAGGGCGAAAGTCCGCTCACCAATGCAGCCCTGAATCTTGACCATTTTGACTATGAAACGGATGTGCTGGTGATCGGAGGCGGTGGTGCCGGCTGTGCCGCAGCAATTACCGCCGATGACCACGGAGCACGGGTAATCATCGCCACCAAACTCCGGCTCGGTGATGCCAACACCATGATGGCACAGGGAGGAATTCAGGCAGCAGACAAGGAAAACGACTCCCCGGCGATTCACTACCTTGACGTGGTCGGCGGCGGCCATTTCACAAACATCCCCGAACTGGTTGAGGCGCTTGTGACCGACGCCCCGGAAGCAATTCAGTGGCTGGAAAATCTCGGCGTAATCTTTGATAAGAATCCGGACGGTTCGATGAAAACCATTCATGGCGGCGGAACCTCGCGTCGAAGAATGCACACCTGCCGCGATTATACCGGTGCTGAGATCATGCGCACATTGCGCGACGAAGTAAAGAGTCGGCCGGGCATCACGGTGCTGGAGTTCTGCCCGGCAGTAGAACTGTTGACCACCCCGGAGGGGGATGCTGCCGGTGCGATACTCCTTAACCTCAATCTCAACCGCTACCTCCGGATCAAGGCAAAAACGGTCGTGATCGCAACCGGCGGTTCCGGGCGGCTGCATTATCAGGGCTTTCCCACCTCCAATCACTATGGTGCCACTGGTGATGGACTGGTGCTTGCCTATCGGGCCGGTGCAAAACTGGCATTTATTGATACGATGCAATATCACCCGACCGGTGTCGCCTTTCCCCAGCAGATCGTCGGACAGCTGGTAACAGAAAAAGTCCGCAGTCTCGGTGCCCAGCTGGTAAACCGCAATGGCAACCAGTTCATCTTTCCCCTTGAAACCCGGGACGTAGTTGCATCAGCGATTATCCGCGAATGTCGCCAGGACCGCGGTGTCCGCACCCCTGCAGGGATTGACGGGGTCTGGCTGGACACGCCGATGATTGAGATCCTTAAAGGTCCGGGCACGGTTAAGCGGGAGCTGCCGGCGATGGTCCGGCAGTTTGCCCGGTTCGGGATTGAACTGGATAAGGAGCCGATTCTGGTATATCCGACGCTGCATTATCAGAATGGCGGGGTGGCGATTGATGCGATGTGTCATACGAGTGTGCGCTATCTGCTGGTTGCCGGCGAGGCTTCGGGCGGAGTCCACGGGCGTAACCGGCTGATGGGCAACTCGCTGCTTGATGTGATTGTCTTCGGCCGGCGGGCCGGCAATGAAGGCGCCCGGCTGGCACTCCAACGGAATGATACCTTTACCCCGACACTGGAACACCTCACCCGCTGGCGCCAGCTGCTGAAGGAAAAGAAAATCGTGCCGGAAAGTGTCTCTCCAATTCTGCTTCCGGACTATACTCGCAAACCCGCCGGTATGGAAAGCGGAAAAGCAGGGACGGAGGTCTAATTGGACTTTACACTCTCAGAAGATGCAGAAATGGTCCGGCAGACCGTCCATGAATTTGTCCGCCGTGACCTCCTGCCGCTAGAACCAAAGTTTCTCAACGCCCGCAATCCCGTCGAGCGCCATGAGCTTGCCCGTGTGGCTACCGGAAAGCTCCGGGAAATGGGACTTTATAGTGCTGGCGTGCCTGAGGAATTTGGTGGCGGCGGTCTGGGTCTGATTGAAACCTGCCTCATCGCCGAAGAACTGTCCTATACAATCATTCCGGTTGAATGGGGTGACTATACACCACTGCTGTACGACTGCTCCGAAGCACAGCGAGAGTCTTTTCTGCTGCCGGTGGTCACGGGAGAAAGGAATTACGCACTTGCCTTCCGTGAACCCGAACCATTTTCCGCACCGCAGGAAATGAGAACTTCTGCTCGGACTGATGGGGAGAACTTTCTCATTGACGGCATCAAGGAGCTGTCCCGACCGGAGTTTGATTTCTGCCTGGTGTTCGCCCGCGCTGATGAAGGAATCACCTGCTTTATTATCGACGGGGATACCCCCGGCTGGCAGATTGATAAAAGCACCGAGCCTGCCCGGCTGATCCTCTCCTCCTGCCGGTTAACCGCTGACCGCATTCTGGGTACGCCCGGTAAAGCAATGCTGCTGGGCCAGCGCTGGTTTGCTCTGGCGAGAGTTTCACGCAGCGCAGCAATAACCGGGGTCTGCCGCCGGATTCTGGAAACCACCGCCCTGTATGCCCGGGACTGGAAGTCAATGAATGAACCGATTATCAGTCGGAAGGAGGTTCAGCGGACGCTTTCGGAGATGGCAGGAGGGTATGAGTCGCTGCGCTGGCTCGTATATCGCACCGCCTGGCTCGCCCAGACCGGTGCCCAGTTTCAGTATGAAAGTCTGCTGTTGAAGCTGCATGCCCAGACAATGCTGAACCGGATGGTAAATGATTCAATCCGGGTGCATGGCGGCACCAATCCGCCGGTGGAGCACTGGCTGATCCGGGCGTCAGGCGAAGGGGAGGCGCTGGATATGCTCCGGCTGGCGGTGAGCCATGAAGTTATCTCCCGTTACACCGGTTAATTAACTTGGTTTCCCGAAGTTTGCGCATTACGCTGCTGGTAGCGTTGATAATTCTCCTGCTGACCGGAGGTCTGCTGGTGCTGGGCTATCTCCGGCTCCGTGCCGATCTGCCCGCTCCGGAAACAATCATCAATTACAAGGCACCGGCGAGCACCCGGCTCTTGGATTGCCGGGGCCGGGTGATTTCCGAGTTTTTTCAGGAGAAGCGCCGGCCGGTGCCGCTGGAGACCATTCCGGAGTATCTGGTGCGGTCGGTAGTCGCGGTTGAAGACAAGCGCTTTTACTCCCACTGGGGAATTGATATTATCCGGGTCTCGGGGTCAATTGTTGCCAATCTCCTCCATCCCCGTAATCTCCAGGGTGCATCCACCATTACCCAGCAGCTCGCCCGTTCCATGTTTCTCACCCCCAGGCGTCAGCTCAGCCGGAAGCTGAAGGAAATGGTGCTGGCAATTGAGCTCGAGCGCCATTATTCCAAGGAGGAGATTCTGGAGATGTATCTGAACCAGGTGTGGTTCGGCGGTTCAATCTACGGTGTTGCAGCAGCAAGCGAACGGTATTTCGGCAAGCACATCTCCCGGCTGGACCCCGCAGAGTGCGCCACGCTGGGCGCAATGATCGCCAACCCTTCAGCCTACTCGCCCTATAAATACCCGCAGCGGCTGTTGCGCCGGCGCAATTACTTTCTGGGCAAGATGCACCGGCTCGGGCTCCTGTCCCGTGAAGAATACGAACAGGCGATAACAGCACCGTTGAATGTACTGCCGCCGGGCTCGGCAACCAACGAAGCACCATATTTTGTTGAGGAGATCCGGCGGTATCTAATCAATACCTATGGCTACGACTTCGTTTACAAATCCGGCGCCACCGTCTACACCACGCTGGATTTGGATATCCAGGCGGCGGCAAACCGGGCACTGCTGGACTGGCTCGAACGGCTGGAGCAGGACTACCGGCTCCGGCCGACAAAGGCGCGCTATGACTCCATTTTCAAAAATGACTCCACCGACCCCGCACCCGGTTATCTCCAGGGGGCGCTGATTGTCGAGGATGTCCAGACCGGTGAGATCCGGGCGATGATCGGCGGCCGGGATTTCCGCCACAGTGAATTCAACCGGGCAACTCAGGCGCTGCGTCAGGTGGGAAGCGCATTTAAGCCGTTTGTCTATGCGGCTGCTCTGGATAACGGCTATACCGCTGCCAACATTGAGAATGACTCCGCGCTGGTGATCCGGATTCCGGGCCAGCCCGATTACCGGCCGAAGAATTACGACCAGAAGTTTCTGGGCAGAATGACCCTGCGCCGTGCCCTTGCCCTGTCCCGGAATATCATTGCGGTCCGGCTGTGCGAAAAGATCGGGCCGGAGGTCGTTGCCCGTTACGCCAGTCTGATGGGCATTGAGCATAAAATTCCGGCTTATTACTCCATCGCCCTGGGCTCAATTGACCTTTCACTGCTGGAAATGACCAATGCCTTTAATACGATCGCCAATCAGGGCATCCGCCTTACCCCGTTCATGATTACCAGGATCGTTGATGATCAGGGACATCTGCTCGAGGAGAATCATCCTGAACCCCGACTGGCGATCAGACCCCAGACCGCCTATGTGCTGACGAGCATGATGCAGAGTGTGGTTAATGAGGGCACCGCCACCACGATCCGGGCACTCGGGTTCACCGGACCGGCAGCCGGCAAGACCGGCACAACCGATGACTATACCGATGCCTGGTTCATCGGCTTCACTCCCACCCTGACCTGCGGGGTCTGGATTGGTTTTGACCAGAAGCGCACCATCTTCCGCGGCGCTACCGGTGGCGTGATTGCTGCACCGGTCTGGGGCGAGCTGATGAAACAGGTTTATCAGGACACCCTTTCCGCCTTTCCGGTGCCCCCAGAAATTGTCACCCTGCCCATCTGTGAGCAGACCGGCAAACTTGCCACTCCCCTCTGCCCCCGTGCCCGTTACGAGGTGTTCATCCAGGGCACCGAGCCGACTGCCAGCTGTCCGCTTCACAACCGTTGAAGAGCGCTGTCCATGCCTTCGGTCCGCAAGCTGGAGCCGGTGCCGGAACTGTGGATCATCTTCCAGAAACTGTTCCGGGCTTACGGTCCCCAGCACTGGTGGCCTGCCCGGACACCGCTGGAAGTAGTAATCGGCGCGGTCCTGACCCAGAATACCGCCTGGCAGAATGTGGAAAGGGCAATGGCAAACCTCAGACACGCCCGGCTATTGAACCTTGACCGGCTCTGCCGGACCCCAGCCGGCCGGATCGCCGAGCTCATCCGTCCTGCCGGATACTATAACATCAAAGCCCGGCGTCTGCTCTCGGCGCTCAAATGGCTGAAGGAACAGGGCGGATTTGCGAAACTGCAGGCGACTCCCACCTCCCGGCTCCGCACCAGTCTGCTTGACTGTTACGGTGTGGGACCTGAAACCGCCGACTCAATCCTGCTCTATGCGCTCAACCGCCCGGTATTCGTCATTGATGCCTATACCCGGCGCATCCTTGCCCGCTATGGACTGATTCAGGGAGATGAACGCTACGAGGAACTCCGGATCTGGATTGAACAGAGCCTTGCGCCGTTCCTTAAAAATGACGCGCAGGCAACCGTCCGGGCTTTCAATGAGTTTCATGCTCTGTTTGTCCGGCTTGCCAAGACCCACTGCCGGAGCCAGCCCCGGTGTCCGGGCTGTCCGCTTAACTCCCGTTGACTTTAAGCATCCGCTCAATAACATAACCAGATGCAACTTCTGCTCCTGTTGCTCATGCAGCCTCTGCCTGACACTGCACTAACCGCACCGGATACCGGTAAGGTGGACATTGTCTATTACGGTGCCCGGCTCGTCCGGTTTCTCGCCCGTGAGGAACGGGTAGTCCTGCTTGACTCCGCCTGGGTCCGCTACCGGGATATGTCGGTCTATGCGGACTCAATCACCTATGACATCCGGCGCCACACCCTGAGTGCGGTCAGAAAGAGTTCTGCCGGCGAATCGGCGCTGGTCCGCTTCCGGACCGCCACCGAACAGGTTACCGGCACTGAACTCCACTATAATGTTGACACCCGCCGGGGTATGATGCGCTATGCCCGTTCCCAGGTGGAAAACGGCTGGATCAGCGCCCGGGAAGTATGGCTTGTCCGGGAACGGGTGCTGAACGCCCTCAATGCCGACTATACCACCTGTGATCTGCCCCATCCCCACTACGCCTTCTTCGGACCCCGGGTAAAACTGTTTATGGATGATGTGGCGATTGCTGAGCCGGTAATTCTGCGTCTCGGCAGGATCCCGGTCCTGCCCGCACCCTTCTGGCTTGTACCGGTGGCATCAAAGCGCAAATCCGGACTGATGCCCTTCAAGGTCGGCAGTGCCACTGATCAGGGCTACTATGCCAAGGGCATCTCCTATTACTGGGTCCTGAACGACTATGCCGACATCACCTTCCTTGCCGATATTATGACCCGCCGGGGTGTCCAGTTCCGCACTGAGGGAATCTACATCGTCAACCCTTATTCCCGGGGTTCGGTGCAGGGCTCCTACATCCGGGAGTTCTGGAATCCGGCAAATCCGGACCTCGTCCGCTAC from candidate division WOR-3 bacterium carries:
- a CDS encoding acyl-CoA dehydrogenase family protein — translated: MDFTLSEDAEMVRQTVHEFVRRDLLPLEPKFLNARNPVERHELARVATGKLREMGLYSAGVPEEFGGGGLGLIETCLIAEELSYTIIPVEWGDYTPLLYDCSEAQRESFLLPVVTGERNYALAFREPEPFSAPQEMRTSARTDGENFLIDGIKELSRPEFDFCLVFARADEGITCFIIDGDTPGWQIDKSTEPARLILSSCRLTADRILGTPGKAMLLGQRWFALARVSRSAAITGVCRRILETTALYARDWKSMNEPIISRKEVQRTLSEMAGGYESLRWLVYRTAWLAQTGAQFQYESLLLKLHAQTMLNRMVNDSIRVHGGTNPPVEHWLIRASGEGEALDMLRLAVSHEVISRYTG
- a CDS encoding 4Fe-4S dicluster domain-containing protein codes for the protein MNENLIDIYIMGEHHQVPDSLTILQALEYAGYRLTRGVGCRGGFCGACATVYRVNGDYHLKFALACQTKVEPNMQLAMIPFFPAHRPRYRLSELKGTAQEVLDIYPELLRCYGCNTCTKSCPQDIDVLGYVSALLRGELASAADISFDCIMCGLCVSRCPAELVKHHAALLCRRIYGSRLAPRSAHLNQRIAEIRAGKFKAELEQLKNMDRKRLQELYAAREVEPEE
- a CDS encoding endonuclease, which gives rise to MPSVRKLEPVPELWIIFQKLFRAYGPQHWWPARTPLEVVIGAVLTQNTAWQNVERAMANLRHARLLNLDRLCRTPAGRIAELIRPAGYYNIKARRLLSALKWLKEQGGFAKLQATPTSRLRTSLLDCYGVGPETADSILLYALNRPVFVIDAYTRRILARYGLIQGDERYEELRIWIEQSLAPFLKNDAQATVRAFNEFHALFVRLAKTHCRSQPRCPGCPLNSR
- a CDS encoding PBP1A family penicillin-binding protein; the encoded protein is MRITLLVALIILLLTGGLLVLGYLRLRADLPAPETIINYKAPASTRLLDCRGRVISEFFQEKRRPVPLETIPEYLVRSVVAVEDKRFYSHWGIDIIRVSGSIVANLLHPRNLQGASTITQQLARSMFLTPRRQLSRKLKEMVLAIELERHYSKEEILEMYLNQVWFGGSIYGVAAASERYFGKHISRLDPAECATLGAMIANPSAYSPYKYPQRLLRRRNYFLGKMHRLGLLSREEYEQAITAPLNVLPPGSATNEAPYFVEEIRRYLINTYGYDFVYKSGATVYTTLDLDIQAAANRALLDWLERLEQDYRLRPTKARYDSIFKNDSTDPAPGYLQGALIVEDVQTGEIRAMIGGRDFRHSEFNRATQALRQVGSAFKPFVYAAALDNGYTAANIENDSALVIRIPGQPDYRPKNYDQKFLGRMTLRRALALSRNIIAVRLCEKIGPEVVARYASLMGIEHKIPAYYSIALGSIDLSLLEMTNAFNTIANQGIRLTPFMITRIVDDQGHLLEENHPEPRLAIRPQTAYVLTSMMQSVVNEGTATTIRALGFTGPAAGKTGTTDDYTDAWFIGFTPTLTCGVWIGFDQKRTIFRGATGGVIAAPVWGELMKQVYQDTLSAFPVPPEIVTLPICEQTGKLATPLCPRARYEVFIQGTEPTASCPLHNR
- a CDS encoding FAD-binding protein, with the translated sequence MSYPSPLEELVRRVNQTREQRLKQNFPRLSAEEKQALLEQFHPDYRTDTFTTIQVGPNAGDRTPRELASLIEGESPLTNAALNLDHFDYETDVLVIGGGGAGCAAAITADDHGARVIIATKLRLGDANTMMAQGGIQAADKENDSPAIHYLDVVGGGHFTNIPELVEALVTDAPEAIQWLENLGVIFDKNPDGSMKTIHGGGTSRRRMHTCRDYTGAEIMRTLRDEVKSRPGITVLEFCPAVELLTTPEGDAAGAILLNLNLNRYLRIKAKTVVIATGGSGRLHYQGFPTSNHYGATGDGLVLAYRAGAKLAFIDTMQYHPTGVAFPQQIVGQLVTEKVRSLGAQLVNRNGNQFIFPLETRDVVASAIIRECRQDRGVRTPAGIDGVWLDTPMIEILKGPGTVKRELPAMVRQFARFGIELDKEPILVYPTLHYQNGGVAIDAMCHTSVRYLLVAGEASGGVHGRNRLMGNSLLDVIVFGRRAGNEGARLALQRNDTFTPTLEHLTRWRQLLKEKKIVPESVSPILLPDYTRKPAGMESGKAGTEV